A part of Bacillus rossius redtenbacheri isolate Brsri chromosome 1, Brsri_v3, whole genome shotgun sequence genomic DNA contains:
- the LOC134527749 gene encoding uncharacterized protein LOC134527749 — MDIPFMSYNKFRKQEEVAGKTWEEQLYLELKKNGAKEREIALEKNHTKDGVPYIAVLGDGGWAKRSYGHGFSSTAGVGVIIGMETNKLLYLGIRNSFCFLCARSKTERKTVPPHTCYKNYTGPATGMEQSIIVEGFNKSVEQHGLVYLNYLGDGESSVFARIQEQVSYGRYVQKIECSNHMTRAFSDGLHKLARNTLYPLEGRRILTENVEGVSRLERLVKGVRTAIKSAAALDDKAEACAVLRTDVANALNHVCGRHEQCRDFCKRKNSAERDVLGILESTNLANPIMTLLDRIIRNADRLTLNVTTNQAERCVC, encoded by the exons ATGGATATTCCATTTATGAGTTACAATAAATTCAGAAAACAAGAAGAAGTTGCTGGAAAG ACGTGGGAGGAACAATTATATCTAGAGCTGAAGAAAAATGGGGCTAAAGAAAGAGAAATAGCTCTAGAAAAAAACCATACAAAGGACGGTGTTCCGTATATCGCTGTTCTCGGAGACGGAGGATGGGCTAAAAGAAGCTATGGCCATGGTTTTAGTTCAACTGCTGGAGTA GGGGTAATTATTGGAATGGAGACGAACAAGCTATTATACCTGGGGATAAGAAACAGTTTCTGTTTTCTGTGCGCTCGCAGCAAAACTGAAAGGAAAACAGTGCCCCCGCATACTTGCTACAAAAACTATACTGGACCTGCGACTGGGATGGAGCAGAGCATTATTGTTGAAGGATTCAATAAAAGCGTTGAACAGCATGGGCTAGTCTACTTGAATTACTTAGGGGATGGTGAATCCAGCGTTTTCGCTCGCATACAGGAACAGGTGTCGTACGGGCGATATGTGCAAAAGATTGAATGCAGTAACCATATGACTAGAGCATTCAGTGATGGTTTGCACAAACTTGCACGGAACACATTATATCCTCTAGAAGGAAGAAGAATCTTGACGGAAAACGTTGAAGGAGTGTCGAGATTGGAACGTCTTGTAAAAGGAGTGAGAACTGCAATCAAGTCAGCTGCAGCTCTAGATGACAAAGCTGAAGCATGTGCCGTCCTTCGAACAGACGTAGCAAATGCACTCAACCATGTGTGTGGCAGACATGAACAATGTAGGGACTTCTGCAAGAGGAAAAACAGTGCTGAACGTGACGTTTTGGGCATATTAGAGTCGACTAATTTGGCAAATCCCATTATGACATTATTAGATCGCATTATTCGAAATGCAGACAGACTTACATTAAATGTGACTACAAATCAGGCAGAAAGGTGTGTATGTTAA